The Arvicanthis niloticus isolate mArvNil1 chromosome 2, mArvNil1.pat.X, whole genome shotgun sequence genome includes a window with the following:
- the Fign gene encoding fidgetin → MQWTPEHAQWPEQHFDITSTTRSPAHKVEAYRGHLQRTYQYAWANDDISALTASNLLKKYAEKYSGILEGPVDRPVLSNYSDTPSGLVNGRKNDSEPWQPSLNSEAVYPMNCVPDVITASKAGVSSALPPVDVSASIGSSPGVASNLTEPSYSSSTCGSHTVPSLHAGLPSQEYAPGYNGSYLHSTYSSQPTPALPSPHPSPLHSSGLLQPPPPPPPPPALVPGYNGTSNLSSYSYPSASYPPQTAVGSGYSPGGAPPPPSAYLPSGIPAPTPLPPTTVPGYTYQGHGLTPIAPSALTNSSASSLKRKAFYMAGQGDMDSSYGNYSYGQQRSTQSPMYRMPDNSISNSNRGNGFDRNAETSSLAFKPTKQLMPSEQQRKFSSQSSRALTPPSYSTAKNSLGSRSSESFGKYTSPVMNEHGDDHRQLLAHPIQGPGLRAATSSNHSVDEQLKNTDTHLIDLVTNEIITQGPPVDWSDIAGLDLVKAVIKEEVLWPVLRSDAFSGLTALPRSILLFGPRGTGKTLLGRCIASQLGATFFKIAGSGLVAKWLGEAEKIIHASFLVARCRQPSVIFVSDIDMLLSSQVNEEHSPVSRMRTEFLMQLDTVLTSAEDQIVVICATSKPEEIDESLRRYFMKRLLIPLPDSTARHQIIVQLLSAHNYCLNDKEFALLVQRTEGFSGLDVAHLCQEAAVGPLHAMPATDLSAIMPSQLRPVTYQDFENAFCKIQPSISQKELDMYVEWNKMFGCSQ, encoded by the coding sequence ATGCAGTGGACGCCGGAGCATGCCCAGTGGCCAGAACAGCACTTTGACATCACCTCAACCACTCGGTCTCCCGCCCACAAAGTTGAAGCCTATAGAGGACATTTGCAGCGCACCTACCAGTATGCCTGGGCGAATGATGACATATCTGCTCTGACTGCATCCAACCTTCTGAAGAAATATGCAGAGAAGTATTCTGGCATTTTGGAAGGTCCCGTAGACCGACCTGTACTCAGCAATTATTCAGACACACCATCAGGACTAGTGAATGGTCGGAAAAATGATAGCGAACCCTGGCAGCCTTCCTTGAATTCAGAAGCCGTTTATCCTATGAACTGTGTCCCGGATGTCATCACCGCCAGCAAAGCTGGTGTCAGTTCAGCCCTCCCTCCAGTAGACGTCTCGGCAAGTATAGGGAGCTCCCCTGGGGTGGCCAGCAACCTGACAGAACCAAGTTACTCAAGTAGTACCTGTGGAAGCCACACAGTACCTAGTCTTCATGCAGGGCTCCCATCTCAGGAATATGCTCCAGGATACAACGGATCATATCTGCATTCTACTTATAGTAGCCAGCCCACACCTGCCCTTCCTTCGCCTCATCCATCCCCGTTGCATAGCTCTGGGCTCCTGcagccaccacctcctcctcctcccccaccagcCCTGGTCCCAGGCTACAATGGAACTTCCAATCTCTCCAGTTACAGCTATCCCTCTGCTAGCTATCCTCCTCAGACTGCCGTGGGGTCTGGGTACAGCCCTGGTGGAGCACCCCCTCCTCCTTCAGCATACCTGCCTTCAGGAATTCCTGCTCCCACCCCTCTGCCTCCTACTACTGTTCCTGGCTACACCTACCAAGGTCATGGTTTGACACCCATCGCACCCTCTGCTCTGACCAACAGTTCGGCAAGTTCTCTCAAAAGGAAAGCTTTCTATATGGCAGGGCAAGGAGACATGGACTCCAGTTACGGAAATTACAGCTATGGCCAACAGAGATCGACACAGAGTCCTATGTACCGAATGCCCGACAACAGCATTTCAAACTCGAATCGGGGGAATGGCTTTGACAGAAATGCTGAAACATCATCCTTAGCGTTTAAGCCAACAAAGCAGCTGATGCCCTCTGAGCAGCAAAGGAAATTCAGCAGCCAGTCCAGTAGGGCTCTGACCCCTCCTTCCTATAGTACTGCTAAAAATTCATTGGGATCAAGATCCAGTGAATCCTTTGGGAAGTATACGTCGCCAGTCATGAATGAGCACGGGGACGACCATCGGCAGCTCCTTGCTCATCCAATACAAGGTCCGGGACTCCGTGCAGCTACCTCATCCAACCACTCTGTGGACGAGCAACTGAAGAACACTGACACGCACCTCATTGACCTGGTCACCAATGAGATCATCACCCAAGGACCTCCTGTGGACTGGAGCGACATAGCTGGTCTTGACCTGGTGAAGGCGGTTATTAAGGAGGAGGTTTTGTGGCCAGTGTTGAGGTCAGATGCATTCAGTGGGCTGACGGCCTTACCTAGGAGCATCCTTCTCTTTGGACCTCGGGGTACAGGCAAAACACTATTGGGCAGATGCATAGCTAGTCAGCTGGGGGCCACGTTTTTCAAAATTGCCGGTTCCGGACTAGTTGCAAAGTGGTTAGGAGAAGCGGAGAAAATTATCCATGCCTCTTTTCTTGTGGCCAGGTGTCGCCAGCCCTCGGTGATTTTTGTTAGTGACATTGACATGCTTCTCTCCTCTCAAGTGAATGAGGAACACAGTCCGGTGAGTCGGATGAGAACCGAATTTCTGATGCAGCTAGACACTGTACTAACTTCGGCTGAGGACCAAATCGTAGTCATTTGTGCCACCAGTAAACCAGAAGAAATAGACGAATCTCTTCGGAGGTACTTCATGAAAAGACTTTTAATCCCACTTCCTGACAGCACAGCGAGGCACCAGATAATAGTACAACTGCTCTCAGCGCACAATTACTGTCTCAATGACAAGGAGTTTGCACTGCTCGTCCAGCGCACAGAAGGCTTTTCTGGACTAGACGTGGCTCATTTGTGTCAGGAAGCAGCAGTGGGGCCTCTCCACGCTATGCCAGCTACAGACCTTTCAGCCATTATGCCCAGCCAGTTAAGGCCCGTTACATATCAAGACTTTGAAAATGCTTTCTGCAAGATTCAGCCTAGCATATCTCAAAAGGAGCTCGATATGTATGTTGAATGGAACAAAATGTTTGGTTGCAGTCAgtga